In the Candidatus Dormiibacterota bacterium genome, TGTCAAAACTTTCTGCCGGCGTCACGACCGTCATTATCGGAAATTGTGGGAGAGGTTCGCAGCAAAGTGTGGATGCGACGCTGCGTGCGATCGCGCACGAACGCCCCACGCTCAACGTCGGTATGCTACACGGCCTCGCTGCGGTACCCAGCGCCGGCGACGTGCGCGACGCCTGCGAGCAGGGCGCCTTCGGCATCAGCGACGACCGGCGCGTCGCACGCGATACGCCGGGCGCGCAGGCGGCGTTGGCGGCGGCGCTCGTCGAAGCACGCGAGGCCGGGCGCCCGCTCTATGCGGCGCACCTGCGCGATTATGGAACCGGCGTCGAGGATGCTCTGGACGAGGCGCTGGACGGCGCGCGGCACGCCGAGGTGGCGTTGCTGTGCGAACACCTGGGCGCGCGCGACCGTGCGCGCGGCTCCGCGCACCGGCTGCTCGAGCGTATCGACCGCGCGCGCGCAAGCGGAACGCCGGCGTACGCCGATTGCTACCCGTATGTCGCGACGTGGGATTATCTGCGCGATCTGCTGCCGCCGCAGCTCCACGTGCTTCCGGATGCGCGATTGCGCGAGACGTTGAACGACCCGGCGTTTGCCGCCACGCTCGCGCTCGCGCTTACCGCGCGCGTCGGCGACCGGTGGGCACACATCACGATTGCGTCCGTTCCCGGCGAAGAGTGGATGGATCTGTGCGGTGAAAGCATCGAGGACATCGCACGCGCGCGCCGTCTTTCGCCCGCGCGCGCCGCGGTAGAGATACTGCGCGCGGCCGGCGGTGCGGTACGCACGTTCGACCGTTCGCTCGACGAGGACGACGTTGCGACGATTCTCGCCGCGGAGTTTACCACGATCGGTTCGTGCGCGCCCAGCTACGCGCTCGATACCGGCGTTTACGGGATGGCGCACCCGCGCGCATTTGGGACGTTCGCGCGCATCTTCGGCCGGTACGTGCGCGGGCGACGAGCGTTCGATGCGATTGAAGCGGTGCGGAAAATGACCAGCCTCCCCGCACGCATTTTTGGCCTGCGCGAGCGCGGCACGATCGAACCCGGTGCCTATGCGGACATCGTCGTGTTCGATGCCGAAACGATTGCGGATACGGCAACGTACGCGCGCCCCGCTTCGTTATCGGTGGGAATCGAGCACGTACTAGTCAACGGACAAGTGGCGATGAGCCGGGGCGAATTGACGAACGAACGCGCCGGAGAGGCCTTGCGTGCGGGAGGATAACAGCACATGAAACGAGCGTTTTCCTTGCTGTGCGCGGCGCTTTTGCTCGGTGCCACCGCGCATGCCAAGCCTCACCCGGCGCCACCGGTGGGGCTTTCGGTGCACGTCATGCGCAATAGCCTCGACTTGCTCGATACACTGGCGATCGGCGTCGTTCTCGATAATCCGTCGTCTTCGCCGATCGCGGTGCGCTTCGCGCTTCCAACCGAATATGCAATCGACGTGCTGCTTGGCGATAGGCTCGTTTGGAGCACGGTGCCGCAAGAAACAGCATCATCGGCGATTCATTTTCCGTCACATCTGCGCACGGTGCTCCCGGGGACCAATACGCTCGCCGTGTACGATTGGAATGAGATCGCGCGCAACGGCACGAGCCCGAAACCCGGCGAGTATACGATTCGCGTTCGCCTCCTTCAAACCGGAACGCAGCCGGTTGCGACGACGCACGTGCGCTTCGTCGCCCCGACGCCGATTTCGGCGATTGCGAAACTTCCGATCGGCGATGCGATCACGATTGCCGGGCAACTGGACCCAACGCGGGCGATCGTCACCGATTCCACCGGCAGCACGACCCTGCCGCGTCGATTGATCGGCGCACCCCTGGACGCAACGGTGGCCGTACGTGGTTTCATTACCGCAACGCGTGCCGGCGGCCGCTACCTATTAGTGCAGCGCTGGGCCCCGTTCTCCGTGCCGATAGCAACCGCGACACCATCACCCGCGCCGAATCCGAAGGCTAGCCCAAGCCCATCAGGGCATCGTATATAGCCCGAACTTGCCGGTGCAGATGCGCTAGATCGCCGTCGTTTTCGATAACGTAATCGGCCCGCCGCCGCGCCTGGTCGACCGGTATTTGCGATGCGATGCGCGCGCGTATCTGCTCCTGCGTCGCCCCGTCGCGGCGCATCGCGCGCTCGATGCGCGCGGCCTCGGGGGCAACGACGACGATCGTTTTCTCGAACCTTCCCTCGCTGCCGGTTTCGAACAGCAGCGGGATCATCTGCACGACGAGTTGCCCCGGCCGCGCGCTCGCGGTTCGCTCCGCCGCGAGCCTGCGAACGATCGGATGCACGATCGCATTGAGCCGATCGCGCGCCGCCGCATCGTTGAAGACGATTCGCGCCAACGCGGCCCGATCGAGGTCACCTTCGTGCACCACGTTCGGCCAAAGGGCGGCAATTTCGAGCAGCCCAGGGCTCCCGGGCTCCACCGCCTTGCGCGCCAGTTCGTCGCTATCGATCACGAAAGCGCCCAACTCCTCAAACATGCGCGCTACGGTGCTTTTCCCCGAGCCGATCCCACCCGTTAAGCCGACGTGCATCGCTAGCCCGTTCGACATAGAGAGGGCGAACGAGCGCTATGAATGTTAAGGAATTGTAAAGTTAGGGTAAATCGGGTCTTTACTCGAATGTACTCATGGATGAAGAATACACCGCAGACTCGGGGTGACCGCGGTACGGTAGAACTCGTCGAGCTGCTCGAATTTGCGATCGAGCAAGCCAACGACGGCATCGCCATCATGAAGTTTACCGGGCAGCCCGATATTCCAATCCGCATCGTCTACGCCAACGAAACCATCGAACGCCTGAGCGGCTTCTCGCGCGAAGAGCTCCTCGACCCCTCCAGTCCCTTTCTTAAAATTCAGCCGCAGAACCGAGCGCTATACGAAGCGCTCTTTATCGACGTCCGTTCCGGGAAGCCGGTGCAATTCGAGGTTGAGCTCGGCGGGAAGAATCGCTCCACCTGGACGGAGATTCGCTGGTCGCCGCTACGCTATGGCCGCGGCGAAGTAACGCATTACGTCGCGGTACTGCGCGATATCTCCCAGCGCCGCCAGGCGCAAGCGGAACGCGAACGGCTCTACCGCGCTGTCGAGCAAGCGCGGGGCGCCGTCTCCATTTTCGAGTTTCCCGAAGGCGACCCGAAGCGCCGATACCTCGCATACGCGAACGACGCACTCTGCGAATTGATGAAGGTGCCGCGCGAAAGGCTCATGGCCGAGGGAATAGCGGGAAATCTCTGTGAAGAGGACCCGGCGTTAATCGATCGGTGCATCGCGGAGGTCTCATGCGGCGCGACGTTCCTGCACGAGCAACTCATACGGCGTGGCGACGGCGAACGGCGCTGGATCCAGGTCGCCCTATCGGGCCTCCCCGGCGAGTCCGGCCGCACGGAACGTATCTCGGTCACCTACGTGGATATCGACGATCGTAAACGCAGCGAAGAACGACTCGCTTCCTTTCAGTCGAGTCTCTCGCAGTCGCCGGATTTTATCGTTCTCACCGACGCAAAACGCCCGTCGGAAGGCGGCCCGAAAATCACGTACGCAAACCCGGCCTTTTCCGCATTCGTCGGCCTTAATTCCGAGCAGGTGGCGGGCGGAACGCTCGTCGATTTTCTTAGTCCGGGCAACGACGCGAAAACGATTACGGGCATCGTCTCGCAACTGGAACGCCACCAGGACATCTCGCACGAGTTGCTGTTACGCCGTCGCGATGATGGCAGCGATCTGTGGATCGAGCTGACCGGCTATCACCTGCGCGATAGCGGCGGCAGGGCCATTTCGTGGTTCTTCATCGGCAAGGACATCGGCGCGCGCAAACACGGCTATCCGCAAACCCCGCGGCTGATGGGCGCGATCGCTCTCGCGGACGAGCCGATCGTCATATACGACGTGGTGAAACCGCTGGAACTACAGGTACGGCACGCCAACGAACGCGCAAAGGCGCTCGACGGCTTGCTGCTTGAGAAACTGCTGCAAGATCCACGAGGGCGCGAGCGGATCGAAAGCGCGTGGCCCGCACTGCAGAGTGGACGAAGCGTCAGTCGATTGCTCCGCGTCGCTCCGGGCGATCCGCGCCGATGGGTGACGCTCGAATTGCGACCGATAACGATGCGAAGCGGCCTCCCGTCCTCGATCGTTGCCATCGAACACGCGGTGAAGCTGCCTCACGACGAGCAATCGGACGATATCGACACGGCGCTCGCCTTAAGTCGCGAAATTCTACGCTACGACGACGTGGACTCGCGACGCGATGCGTTTCTCGAGGTTCTTCGCCGCGAGTGGGACGCGACCGGATTCTTTAGTCGCGCCCATCACGACGCCGACCTCGTCATGCGCGCCAAAGATCTCAGCGGCTACGTTGTTTTACCTCGAGGCGTACTTTTCGAGCGATCGGTCGCGGTGGACTTTTCATGGCCGGTCATCCTTCCGCCACGGCGCCTGACCGCGTTACGGATTTTCATGGAAACCCTCGCTCGCTCCGACTGACTTATCGTTCCAGCGCGACGGACATGCGCGCCCGCGCTATGGTTACGCCAAGGCGAACCACGAGCTCGCGCTCATCCACCCTCCATCCGTGACGCTTAAAAAACGCCTCGGCGAAGATGCTCGCCTCCGAATGGAGTCGCGATATTCCCATCGCTCGCGCTCGCTTCTCTACTTCGACATAGAGCATATCGGCAATGCCTCCCCGAGAACGCTCTGGGATGCAATACAACATGTCAATATGGCCGCTAGGGAGAAGATCGATCCAGCCAACTAACACACCGTCGTCCTCCGCGACGAACGCCTCTCGACTCCTCATTCGGTCGCGCAGTTCGTCGCTGGTGGGGCCGCTTTGAAGCCATGCAGCGACCTGATCATCACGATACTTTGTGGGCGCGATACTGGAAACAGAGCGCTGAAATACGCGCGCCAACGCTATTTCGTCACCAAGGCGGAATCGTCGAATCATAACAGCCATACTACCGTTCTCCTGAGTCGAACTACACATAATGCTCGGGCAATGCGGGGGCCGTTATGCCTGGAGTTTTTCTTCCTGTAAGATCGTGAGGTATCCATCGTAGCCGAACATGCGGTTTCGCCGTTTTCCCGTAAGCTCTCGCAAAATATTGAGACCTATCAGCGACTGCACCGCCGTGTTAACCGTAGGCTTCGAAAGACCCGTTTTCCGTTCAAGCAGCGCACCGTTAGCAATTGGGGACACTTGCATCGCGCGCAATACGTGCAACGCGGATCCGCTCGCGGCGCCCATACCTTCGCGAATTCGCCTTTCATCAATGGTGAATAACGCCATCGCACTACGCGCGCTTGCGACCGCCTCCTCCGCGGTTACCTCTACAGCCTCCAAGAAGAAGCGAATCCAGCTCTCCCAATCACCATCGGTGCGAACGCGCTGGAGTAGCTCATAATATTCGTCGCGATGTCGTTTGAAAAACAAGCTGATATATAAAAGCGGGCGCCGTAGCGCACCATCTGCGCAGAGTAGTAGCACGATGAGTAAACGCCCCACGCGGCCGTTGCCATCGAGGAACGGGTGAATAGTTTCAAATTGTGCGTGCGCGAGAGCAGCCTTGATGAGCAACGGTGTGCGCTCGGGTATATCGTTCAAAAATTTGTCCAGGTCGGAAATTACGTCAGCGAGATATTCTGGAGGCGGTGGAACGTAACGCGCCGCGCCAGGCCGGGTGCCGCCAATCCAGTTCTGCGAGGTGCGCATCGCGCCGGGTTGTTGTTCGCTGCCGCGACCACTCTGCAACAATCGCTCGTGCGCGTCGCGGAGTAGCCGCAGAGATAGCGGCAGCGTCTTCAGGCCATCAAGCCCAGCCTTCACCGCCGCCGCATAGTTTGCGGTTTCACGTAGGTCATCGATCGCCTCTGCATGCTGGTCGACTTCGAACATGAGGAGATCGGAAAGCAACGATTGCGTTCCCTCGATCTGCGATGAGTATACAGCCTCCTTGAGGAGCCACACCGACAGGAAGATGTCGATGTCGGGAAATATCTCGGCCACGCCGTCGAGCCGACCAAGAGAGCGGCCGGCGCGGCTGGCTAACTCGGTATCCTCCATAGTCAAAGAGAGCGCGGGATGCGGCGGTAATGGCTTTGGGACGAAGGCCCTATAGGGTTCAAACCGGGAAGGAATCTCGATCCAGTAGCCGGATCGCGTCTCGCCGACCAGGCGGTGGCCGGGCGCAAGGACGAAAGGCAAGGGATTTTACTCCGTTCTGACGTTAGTTAAAAATACGCCAATATTTTAACTAACGATACTCAGCCGCCGTTTGGAGTAAAGGCTTTTGTCTTGGGAGCGATGTTAGTAAAGTAATCGCCATATATTTTACTAACGCGCAGAAGTAAAACGGGCGCGATCTCTCGATCGCGCCCGCTTTGTTGGTTCGCCTGGACGGCGGGTTACTCGGCTGGAGCGGTCTCTGCGACGGGAGGCGCCTCTGCGGCCGGGGCCGTCTCCGCGACGGGTTCTTCGGCGGCGGTCTCCGCGAGCGAAGCTTCGGCGGCGGCTACGGCGTGCGCCCCGAGGGCGTCGCCGATCGTGCCGACGGCCGGCGTGGTGCCGCTGGGAGGCGTTACCAACTCTTCGTCGATCGCTAACGCTTCGATCTCTTCGGGCGGAATGTCCGCCACGTGCTGGATCGATGCGGTGATGCGGCGCGTCGCTTCGTTGATGGTGAGCAGCGTTACCTCAACCTCTTGGCCGGGGCTGAACTGTGCGCTCGGATCGAACTCGCCTTTGGGGACCATCGCGAGGATGCCCGGGACGATTTCGACCAGCAGGTAGTTCGGCGTCACCTTGACGACTTGCGCCGTCATCTTGTTGGCTTCGACGAGCTGGCCGGCGTGCTGATCCCATGGATCCGGCAACGCATGCTTGAGCGAGAGACTCACCTTCTTGGCTTCGGGGTCGAACTTCATGATCTCGACCTGCACCACGTCGCCGATCTTGACGACTTCCGACGGATGCTTAATGCGGGCGTAGCTCAATTCGCTGTTGTGAATCAAACCATCGATGCCGCCGAGGTCCACGAACGCACCGAAGTCCGCAAGACGTACGACGACGCCTTCGCGAATCTGTCCGATTTCCAACGTGTCGAGCAGCTCTTGCTTCTTGGCCTGGAGTTCTTCTTCGAGAACCAAGCGTTGCGAGAGCACGACGCGATGGCGTTTGTGATCGAGATCGATCACTTTGAGCCGCAGACGCTGCCCGACGAGTTCATCGAGATTGCCGACCGGTTGGCGACGAATCTGCGATGCCGGCACGAAGCCGCGCATGCCGAGATCCACCAAGACGCCGCCCTTGACGACTTGCGTGACCGTAGCTTCGATCACTTCGTCTTGTTCGTGTGCCTCGATGACTTTCTCCCACGTCTTGAGCGCGCGCGCGCGGCGCTCCGAGAGGAAGAGGGTTCCGTCCATCTCGTCGATGCGATGGATCATCACTTCGAGCGAGTCACCGACTTTGAGGCCTTTGGGATCGATCGCGAGCGAAAGCTCGCGGAACGGAAGGACGCCTTCCGATTTGCCGCCGACGTCGACGAGCAATTCGTCCTTATCCTTCTGAACGATCATGCCGTTCAGAACTTGGCCTTCATCGAGAACTTTGAGCGACTCTTCATAGAGACGCTGCTCGAGTGCGAGTTGATCCTCTTCTTCTTCGAGTTGAGCGGGAGCGATTTCAGTCGTAGAGATGGTGTAGTTCCTACCTTAATTATTTATTTTTTGCAGATCAACGCTGACAGCTTCGACACCACCAGGTCCCCCGTTGTGCCAGCACCGTTCGTACGATCGGGCTCGCGCAGCGCGGGCATGGCTCACCGAGTTTTCCATAGACCGAGAGCACGTTTTGGAAACCGCCCTCGAGCCCGTCCGCATCCACATAATCGTCGACGCTCGTTCCGCGCATATCGATTGCGCGAGAGAGTACGTCCACGATTGCGTGGTGCAATCGGCGAATCGCTGCTTTCGTTAACGCCTTCGCGGGGCGGCTGGGACGAATCCCGGCCTCCCACAGCGCTTCGCATGCATAGATATTTCCAATGCCTGCTATACGCTGCTGATCGAGGAGCAGAGCCTTGATCGGCGTTGTCCGCCCCGCAAGCATACCGATAAAGCCCTCCGGTGTAAAGCCGGGCGAAAGGGGCTCGGTTCCAAGGCGTTCGTCCCAGGGCTCCCCGGGTTCGACCAGGCGCATCCGGCCGAAGGTCCGCAGGTCGGCAAAATCCAGCCGGGACCGGTCGCTGAAGCGCAGGACGATGTGAGTGCCGCGGTAGCTGGGAGCGCCGGATTCCTGGGCCACCAGGCGGCCGGTCATGCGCAAGCTGGTCACCAGGCTACGGCCCGAGGAAAGTTCCAGGATGGCGTATTTGGCCCGGCGGCTCACCCCCACGATGCGCTCGCCGCGCAGGGCCCGGGCGAAATCGACGCCTTCGGGCGCAACCGCAATTTTCGGGAGCCGAACCTCGACCGAGGCGATGGTTTTGCCGACGATGCGCTGGGCTAGGCCGCGGGCGATCGTCTCGACTTCAGGGAGTTCGGGCACCGGTTAAGGATACCCGAACCTCGCCGAAGCGCAAGCCTAAGGCTTAGTGCGAGCCCGGCCGCAGATCCACGTGGACCGTTTTGCCGGCGATCGGGGTGACGAGCGCGGTGTAGTTACCGTCACCGAAGGCGCTCAGGCGAAAGAGGTTGGTCGGCAGATCTTTGAAGCAATAGCTTCCATCGTAGCCGATCGTGGTTTGCACTTGCGTGGTGCCGGAACGGGCGATCACGATGCCGGGATGCGAGAGCGCGGTTGCATAGGCTTGCGTTACGGCCGGCGGAGCGAGCACGTGGCCGCAAATCGAGCCCTCATGCGCTTCGTTCGCGCGAGCTATACCGAGCGATGCGATACCCGCGACAAACAACATGGCGATAAAAAGCGATACGTACTTCATATCACCTACAACGCTCGATGCCGGGAAGAAGTGACGTTTGCGCCGCTATTGCAGCGAAGTCTGGGATTCCACTGGGAGATGCACGCCCGGAATAATCGCGTCGCGTTCGGCTTCTCCGGCGGGGAGTTCGATAACGTATTTGGCCGTGCCGCCGCGGCGCGGGATGGCGGAATCGGGCGCCGTAGCGGCGACGACGGGCACGTTCGACGCGACGCTGCGCACGGTTCCGTTGGCGGAGAGAAACACCATGTCGAGCGGCACGAGCGTATTCTTCATCCAAAACTCGACCGGCGCATCCTGAGCGAAGACGAACAGCATCCCCGTATGCGCGCGCAAATGCGTGACGCCCATGAGCCCGGTCTCGCGCTCTTGCTCGGTGTTGGCGACTTGCAGAGCGAGCGTTGCCCGCGGCGCGGCGACGACGATTTTCGGCAAAGTTTGTGGTGAGGGCATCGGCGCAGCCGTCGCCGTGACGGCCGCAAAGATCAGCGCTAGTAGGCTATGCATCGTTCATACTCTCCACATCGTACCAATTCTGCCCCGTCTTTACGGTGACGTCGAGCGGAACGCTCAAAGCAACCGCTCCTTCCATCTGGTTACGCACCAGGCGCGCCACATCGTGCAGATGCTCGCGCCGCACCTCGAAGATCACTTCGTCGTGAATCTGCAGGAGCATCGTGGCATCGTACTCCGTATCGTTGAGCTCGCGATCTATCCGCACCATCGCAAGCTTCATCAAATCCGCGGCGCTGCCTTGCAACGGCGCGTTGGTTGCTTCGCGCTCGGCCGCGGCACGCAGCATGTAGTTGCTCGATGCGAGCGCGGGCATATAGCGCCTGCGGCCCAGCAGCGTCGTAACGAAGCCGTCGTTTCGGCCCTGCGCGATCGTTCGGTCGATATACGCGCGGACCGAAGGGAACCGCGCGAAGTATGCCTGGGTAATCTCGCGCGCTTCGCCGCGCCCGATTTCCAAGCGCTGCGCGAGCCCGAAATCGGACATGCCGTACAGCAAGCCGAAGTTCACGCTCTTGGCCATCCGGCGTTGGTTGCCGTCGACGCTATCCGTCGCGGAGAGACCGAATATCTGCCGCGCGGTGAAATCGTGGATATCTTGCCCTTCTTCAAACGCACGCCGCATCGCTTCGTCGCCCGAGAGGTGCGCCATCAGGCGCAATTCGATTTGGCTATAATCCGCGGCGAGCAAAATATACTCATCGCTTTTGGCCACGAATGCACGGCGAATGCGGCGCCCGAGTTCGCCGCGCACGGGAATGTTTTGCAGGTTTGGATTGGTTGAGGAGAGCCTGCCCGTGGCCGTCGCGGTTTGATTGAAGACCGTGCGCAAACGGCCGTCGCGCGGATCGACCAGTTGCGGAATCACGTCGACGTAGGTGTTTTTGAGTTTGGTCACCTCGCGCCACTCCAACACGAGCGCGCAGATCGGATACTCGTGCGCGAGGCCCTGTAGAACCTCGACGCCGGTCGCCCACCCGGTCTTGTTCTTCTTACCGCCGGGAATCTGGAGCTTGCCGAACAACACGTTGCCGAGTTGCACGGGCGATCCGATGTTGAACGTCTCGCCGGAGAAATCGTAAATTTGCTGCTGCAAGCGCTGCACCGCCACATCGATCTCCGCCGAGAGCACGTGCAACTCGCTCGGGTCGATTTTCACGCCGGCTGCTTCCAGACGGGTGAGAATCGGTGCGAGCGGCACCTCGACGTCTTCGTACAACCGTAACTGATCCCGAGCCTGCAGTTCGGCTCGCGCGCGCTCCAACATTTGGAGCGTCGCATCCGCGTAGGCCGCCGCGTCTTCCGGGAGCGCGATGTGCAGCAACTCCGCAGCGGCATCGTCGATATTCGCAAACGTTCGGGTGGGGTTGAGCAGATGCGCCGCGATCATCGCGTCGTCGCGAGCGCTCGTGAGAGCGATGCCCGCTTCGTGCAGGAGGTGTGCTATGCGCTTGAGATCGTAGGCTCCCACGCGTTCCGGCCGCGACAGCAATGCGAGCATGGCCTCGCGCACCTGCGGATAGGCGAGCGCTCCGAGCGAAAAAGCCACGCCCTCGCCGATGCGTCCGCTTACCCCGAACGCATCGCTCGTAGCGGCGAAGGCCAGCGAAGCGGACGACCCGAGCGCTCGGAGATCGGCCGCGAGCCGATCGAACTCCGGCGGATCGACCGCCGCTACATACGAGACGTAGCGGCCTTCCAGCTTCGCTTGCGTCTCGAAGAGCGGCAGG is a window encoding:
- a CDS encoding GNAT family N-acetyltransferase, with the translated sequence MIRRFRLGDEIALARVFQRSVSSIAPTKYRDDQVAAWLQSGPTSDELRDRMRSREAFVAEDDGVLVGWIDLLPSGHIDMLYCIPERSRGGIADMLYVEVEKRARAMGISRLHSEASIFAEAFFKRHGWRVDERELVVRLGVTIARARMSVALER
- the coaE gene encoding dephospho-CoA kinase (Dephospho-CoA kinase (CoaE) performs the final step in coenzyme A biosynthesis.), with translation MHVGLTGGIGSGKSTVARMFEELGAFVIDSDELARKAVEPGSPGLLEIAALWPNVVHEGDLDRAALARIVFNDAAARDRLNAIVHPIVRRLAAERTASARPGQLVVQMIPLLFETGSEGRFEKTIVVVAPEAARIERAMRRDGATQEQIRARIASQIPVDQARRRADYVIENDGDLAHLHRQVRAIYDALMGLG
- a CDS encoding amidohydrolase family protein, producing MSKLSAGVTTVIIGNCGRGSQQSVDATLRAIAHERPTLNVGMLHGLAAVPSAGDVRDACEQGAFGISDDRRVARDTPGAQAALAAALVEAREAGRPLYAAHLRDYGTGVEDALDEALDGARHAEVALLCEHLGARDRARGSAHRLLERIDRARASGTPAYADCYPYVATWDYLRDLLPPQLHVLPDARLRETLNDPAFAATLALALTARVGDRWAHITIASVPGEEWMDLCGESIEDIARARRLSPARAAVEILRAAGGAVRTFDRSLDEDDVATILAAEFTTIGSCAPSYALDTGVYGMAHPRAFGTFARIFGRYVRGRRAFDAIEAVRKMTSLPARIFGLRERGTIEPGAYADIVVFDAETIADTATYARPASLSVGIEHVLVNGQVAMSRGELTNERAGEALRAGG
- a CDS encoding PAS domain S-box protein, which produces MKNTPQTRGDRGTVELVELLEFAIEQANDGIAIMKFTGQPDIPIRIVYANETIERLSGFSREELLDPSSPFLKIQPQNRALYEALFIDVRSGKPVQFEVELGGKNRSTWTEIRWSPLRYGRGEVTHYVAVLRDISQRRQAQAERERLYRAVEQARGAVSIFEFPEGDPKRRYLAYANDALCELMKVPRERLMAEGIAGNLCEEDPALIDRCIAEVSCGATFLHEQLIRRGDGERRWIQVALSGLPGESGRTERISVTYVDIDDRKRSEERLASFQSSLSQSPDFIVLTDAKRPSEGGPKITYANPAFSAFVGLNSEQVAGGTLVDFLSPGNDAKTITGIVSQLERHQDISHELLLRRRDDGSDLWIELTGYHLRDSGGRAISWFFIGKDIGARKHGYPQTPRLMGAIALADEPIVIYDVVKPLELQVRHANERAKALDGLLLEKLLQDPRGRERIESAWPALQSGRSVSRLLRVAPGDPRRWVTLELRPITMRSGLPSSIVAIEHAVKLPHDEQSDDIDTALALSREILRYDDVDSRRDAFLEVLRREWDATGFFSRAHHDADLVMRAKDLSGYVVLPRGVLFERSVAVDFSWPVILPPRRLTALRIFMETLARSD
- the mutM gene encoding bifunctional DNA-formamidopyrimidine glycosylase/DNA-(apurinic or apyrimidinic site) lyase, which translates into the protein MPELPEVETIARGLAQRIVGKTIASVEVRLPKIAVAPEGVDFARALRGERIVGVSRRAKYAILELSSGRSLVTSLRMTGRLVAQESGAPSYRGTHIVLRFSDRSRLDFADLRTFGRMRLVEPGEPWDERLGTEPLSPGFTPEGFIGMLAGRTTPIKALLLDQQRIAGIGNIYACEALWEAGIRPSRPAKALTKAAIRRLHHAIVDVLSRAIDMRGTSVDDYVDADGLEGGFQNVLSVYGKLGEPCPRCASPIVRTVLAQRGTWWCRSCQR
- the polA gene encoding DNA polymerase I; protein product: GTLDALVANPALAGSAKLEQLVIKHGDEAKLYRDVSTIRRDLDVTLDWSRSEYRAPSDADLYRIYKELEFKTLLAKLKPPAEDLPLFETQAKLEGRYVSYVAAVDPPEFDRLAADLRALGSSASLAFAATSDAFGVSGRIGEGVAFSLGALAYPQVREAMLALLSRPERVGAYDLKRIAHLLHEAGIALTSARDDAMIAAHLLNPTRTFANIDDAAAELLHIALPEDAAAYADATLQMLERARAELQARDQLRLYEDVEVPLAPILTRLEAAGVKIDPSELHVLSAEIDVAVQRLQQQIYDFSGETFNIGSPVQLGNVLFGKLQIPGGKKNKTGWATGVEVLQGLAHEYPICALVLEWREVTKLKNTYVDVIPQLVDPRDGRLRTVFNQTATATGRLSSTNPNLQNIPVRGELGRRIRRAFVAKSDEYILLAADYSQIELRLMAHLSGDEAMRRAFEEGQDIHDFTARQIFGLSATDSVDGNQRRMAKSVNFGLLYGMSDFGLAQRLEIGRGEAREITQAYFARFPSVRAYIDRTIAQGRNDGFVTTLLGRRRYMPALASSNYMLRAAAEREATNAPLQGSAADLMKLAMVRIDRELNDTEYDATMLLQIHDEVIFEVRREHLHDVARLVRNQMEGAVALSVPLDVTVKTGQNWYDVESMNDA
- a CDS encoding DUF192 domain-containing protein translates to MHSLLALIFAAVTATAAPMPSPQTLPKIVVAAPRATLALQVANTEQERETGLMGVTHLRAHTGMLFVFAQDAPVEFWMKNTLVPLDMVFLSANGTVRSVASNVPVVAATAPDSAIPRRGGTAKYVIELPAGEAERDAIIPGVHLPVESQTSLQ
- a CDS encoding Fic family protein, encoding MPFVLAPGHRLVGETRSGYWIEIPSRFEPYRAFVPKPLPPHPALSLTMEDTELASRAGRSLGRLDGVAEIFPDIDIFLSVWLLKEAVYSSQIEGTQSLLSDLLMFEVDQHAEAIDDLRETANYAAAVKAGLDGLKTLPLSLRLLRDAHERLLQSGRGSEQQPGAMRTSQNWIGGTRPGAARYVPPPPEYLADVISDLDKFLNDIPERTPLLIKAALAHAQFETIHPFLDGNGRVGRLLIVLLLCADGALRRPLLYISLFFKRHRDEYYELLQRVRTDGDWESWIRFFLEAVEVTAEEAVASARSAMALFTIDERRIREGMGAASGSALHVLRAMQVSPIANGALLERKTGLSKPTVNTAVQSLIGLNILRELTGKRRNRMFGYDGYLTILQEEKLQA
- a CDS encoding S1 RNA-binding domain-containing protein, whose product is MSTTEIAPAQLEEEEDQLALEQRLYEESLKVLDEGQVLNGMIVQKDKDELLVDVGGKSEGVLPFRELSLAIDPKGLKVGDSLEVMIHRIDEMDGTLFLSERRARALKTWEKVIEAHEQDEVIEATVTQVVKGGVLVDLGMRGFVPASQIRRQPVGNLDELVGQRLRLKVIDLDHKRHRVVLSQRLVLEEELQAKKQELLDTLEIGQIREGVVVRLADFGAFVDLGGIDGLIHNSELSYARIKHPSEVVKIGDVVQVEIMKFDPEAKKVSLSLKHALPDPWDQHAGQLVEANKMTAQVVKVTPNYLLVEIVPGILAMVPKGEFDPSAQFSPGQEVEVTLLTINEATRRITASIQHVADIPPEEIEALAIDEELVTPPSGTTPAVGTIGDALGAHAVAAAEASLAETAAEEPVAETAPAAEAPPVAETAPAE